The Litchfieldia alkalitelluris genome has a window encoding:
- a CDS encoding TetR/AcrR family transcriptional regulator, whose protein sequence is MTTLNQIKEVSLKHFAKGGYEGASLAHIAEDVGIKKQSIYTHFKGKDELFLQLCSDASEKEIVFVSNFIDNNKNRPIKDFLYDFLLQSIDRYEQNDSNKFWIRTAFFPPSHLNEMVTKVSYQFLDQLEELLIPIIKEAMVEGEICSTIGEIQATAAFLGIYDGIIVEMIYGGPKRLQRRFDASWEIYWRGISM, encoded by the coding sequence ATGACGACCTTAAATCAAATCAAAGAAGTTTCTTTAAAGCATTTTGCAAAAGGTGGGTATGAAGGTGCATCATTGGCACATATTGCCGAAGATGTAGGGATAAAAAAACAGTCAATCTATACACATTTTAAAGGGAAAGATGAACTTTTTCTACAGCTCTGCAGTGATGCGAGTGAGAAGGAAATAGTGTTTGTTAGTAATTTTATAGACAATAATAAGAATCGACCAATAAAAGATTTCTTATATGACTTTCTATTGCAAAGCATAGACCGATACGAACAAAATGATTCTAATAAATTTTGGATTCGCACAGCATTTTTTCCACCTAGCCATCTTAATGAAATGGTAACGAAAGTCTCTTATCAATTTTTAGATCAGTTAGAAGAACTTTTAATACCGATAATAAAAGAAGCTATGGTAGAAGGAGAAATTTGTTCAACCATTGGTGAAATACAGGCTACAGCTGCTTTTTTAGGAATTTACGATGGAATCATCGTTGAAATGATTTATGGAGGCCCAAAACGACTACAGAGGAGATTCGATGCTTCTTGGGAAATTTATTGGCGGGGGATTTCGATGTAA